A stretch of the Ensifer sp. PDNC004 genome encodes the following:
- a CDS encoding TIGR01459 family HAD-type hydrolase, whose amino-acid sequence MAARINSFREIAKRYDVVLCDVWGVLHNGVQAFASACEALAEARAAGLTVVLITNSPRPSPMVKVQIRSLGVPDEAYDRIVTSGDVTRALIAAADKKIFFIGAERDLPLLEGLGTQIVSSEDAETVVCAGFYDDETETPEHYRATLTGLAKRKIPFICANPDLVVERGHRLIPCAGAIAKLYEELGGEARIAGKPYIAIYRAALGEAKAARGPIDLTRVIAVGDGMPTDVKGAQDAGLDLLYISAGIHAQEYMNESRTDEAKLAAFLKKEGASPKYWMPRLA is encoded by the coding sequence ATGGCCGCAAGGATCAACAGTTTTCGCGAAATCGCCAAGCGCTACGATGTCGTTCTGTGCGACGTCTGGGGCGTTCTTCACAACGGCGTGCAGGCTTTCGCCTCCGCCTGTGAAGCATTGGCCGAGGCGCGTGCCGCCGGGCTGACCGTCGTACTCATCACCAATTCGCCGCGCCCGAGCCCGATGGTGAAGGTGCAGATCCGCAGCCTCGGCGTGCCCGACGAAGCCTATGACCGGATCGTCACCTCGGGCGACGTGACCCGGGCTCTGATCGCTGCCGCCGACAAGAAGATCTTCTTCATCGGAGCCGAGCGCGACCTGCCGCTGCTCGAGGGCCTGGGGACGCAGATCGTTTCCTCGGAAGATGCCGAGACGGTCGTCTGCGCCGGCTTCTATGACGACGAGACCGAAACGCCCGAGCATTACCGCGCGACCCTGACGGGCCTTGCCAAGCGCAAGATCCCGTTCATCTGTGCCAATCCCGACCTCGTCGTCGAGCGCGGCCACCGGCTGATCCCTTGCGCCGGCGCGATTGCCAAGCTCTACGAGGAACTCGGCGGCGAGGCGCGCATTGCCGGTAAGCCCTACATCGCGATTTACCGCGCCGCCCTCGGCGAGGCGAAGGCCGCGCGCGGACCGATTGACCTCACCCGCGTCATCGCTGTCGGTGACGGCATGCCGACGGACGTCAAGGGTGCGCAGGATGCGGGCCTGGATCTGCTCTATATCAGCGCCGGTATCCACGCCCAGGAATACATGAACGAAAGCCGGACCGACGAGGCGAAGCTTGCCGCCTTCCTCAAGAAGGAGGGCGCCTCGCCTAAATATTGGATGCCACGGCTCGCCTGA
- a CDS encoding pseudouridine synthase: MTSKDKPTRPGGKSAGRDKKPHFADKKGAAPKKAAGAKASGPKSFGAKGPGRSFDAKTSDPKAGASRPARERPAAAAAAADEPQRISKILARAGVASRRDVERMIMEGRIRLNGVILDTPVVNATLADAIEVDGQPIRGIERTRLWLYHKPAGLVTTNADPEGRPTVFENLPDELPRVLSIGRLDINTEGLLLLTNDGGLARVLELPSTGWLRRYRVRAHGEIDQEALDKLKDGIAVDGVLYGAIEATLDRVQGSNVWITMGLREGKNREIKNVLGALGLDVNRLIRISYGPFQLGELPEGHVQEIRGRTLRDQLGPRLIEDAKANFDAPLYNDQAATVAGDAADDDGGDTRRPERSNRWEKPEDKRERALSRLDTRRDDRRDGPRGKGGPREDRDAKFEDRPKRAPAQRARTANVWMAPGARPLAEKKPKSVDGDATEKSARRERPESAPKSKRYGRNKDGLATKTTGKFDPDRKGASKDFGRGADKPARPFVKSRDEDGEWISAAEPVRRRDEGRDGGFDRRKSFDGGDRKSRDHGDRPPRREGGDRPRGDRPARAEGGERRFDKPRAPRAEGDRPPRREGGDRPRGDRPARAEGGERRFDKPRTPRADGDRPPRREGGDRPFGDRPARSEGGDRRFDKPRAPRADGDRAPRREGGDRPFGDKPRGKSFGGKPSGGKSFGERSGGPRGGKPGGGKPGGRPGGAGRPGGAGRPAGGGKPRGRGN, encoded by the coding sequence ATGACATCCAAAGACAAGCCCACGCGGCCTGGCGGCAAGTCCGCTGGCCGGGACAAGAAACCGCATTTCGCCGACAAGAAGGGCGCTGCGCCGAAAAAGGCTGCAGGAGCCAAGGCTTCCGGCCCGAAATCTTTCGGTGCCAAGGGCCCCGGCAGGAGCTTCGACGCAAAGACGTCTGATCCCAAGGCCGGTGCCTCGCGTCCAGCCCGGGAACGTCCGGCTGCGGCTGCAGCGGCGGCCGACGAACCGCAGCGTATCTCGAAGATCCTGGCGCGTGCCGGCGTTGCCTCGCGTCGCGACGTCGAGCGCATGATCATGGAAGGTCGCATCAGGCTCAACGGCGTCATTCTCGACACGCCCGTGGTCAACGCGACGCTTGCCGATGCGATCGAGGTCGATGGCCAGCCGATCCGCGGTATCGAGCGCACGCGCCTCTGGCTCTATCACAAGCCTGCCGGTCTGGTGACCACCAATGCCGACCCGGAGGGTCGTCCGACCGTATTCGAAAACCTGCCGGACGAGTTGCCGCGGGTTCTGTCGATCGGCCGCCTCGACATCAACACCGAGGGCCTGCTGCTTCTGACCAATGACGGCGGCCTTGCCCGCGTGCTTGAACTGCCGTCGACCGGCTGGCTGCGCCGCTACCGCGTGCGCGCCCATGGCGAGATCGATCAGGAAGCGCTCGACAAGCTGAAGGACGGCATCGCCGTCGACGGCGTGCTCTATGGCGCCATCGAAGCGACGCTCGACCGCGTCCAGGGCTCGAACGTCTGGATCACGATGGGGCTTCGCGAAGGCAAAAATCGCGAAATCAAGAACGTGCTCGGCGCGCTCGGCCTAGACGTCAACCGCCTCATCCGCATCTCGTACGGCCCGTTCCAGCTCGGCGAACTGCCTGAAGGGCATGTCCAGGAAATCCGCGGACGCACCCTGCGCGACCAGTTGGGACCGCGCCTGATCGAGGACGCCAAGGCGAACTTCGACGCGCCGCTCTACAACGACCAGGCGGCAACCGTTGCCGGCGATGCGGCGGACGACGATGGCGGCGATACGCGCCGGCCGGAACGCTCCAACCGTTGGGAAAAGCCTGAGGACAAGCGCGAACGTGCTCTGTCGCGGCTCGATACTCGCCGCGACGATCGTCGCGATGGCCCCCGCGGCAAGGGCGGCCCGCGCGAAGACCGCGACGCCAAGTTCGAGGACCGGCCGAAGCGTGCGCCGGCGCAGCGCGCCCGCACGGCCAATGTCTGGATGGCGCCGGGCGCCCGCCCGCTCGCCGAGAAGAAGCCGAAGTCCGTTGACGGCGACGCCACCGAGAAGTCCGCCCGTCGCGAGCGTCCGGAGAGCGCACCGAAGTCCAAGCGCTACGGCCGCAACAAGGATGGCCTGGCGACCAAGACGACTGGCAAGTTCGACCCGGACCGCAAGGGCGCTTCCAAAGATTTCGGCCGTGGCGCCGACAAGCCTGCCCGCCCCTTCGTCAAGAGCCGTGACGAGGACGGCGAGTGGATCAGTGCCGCCGAGCCGGTTCGTCGCCGCGACGAAGGCCGGGATGGCGGCTTCGATCGTCGCAAGTCCTTTGACGGCGGCGACCGCAAGTCGCGCGATCACGGAGATCGTCCGCCGCGCCGCGAGGGTGGAGACCGCCCACGTGGTGACCGTCCGGCCCGTGCCGAGGGTGGCGAACGCCGTTTCGACAAGCCGCGCGCGCCGCGCGCCGAAGGTGACCGCCCGCCGCGCCGCGAAGGTGGCGACCGCCCGCGTGGTGACCGTCCGGCCCGTGCCGAGGGGGGCGAACGCCGTTTCGACAAGCCGCGCACGCCGCGCGCCGACGGTGACCGTCCGCCGCGTCGCGAAGGTGGCGACCGTCCATTTGGCGACCGCCCGGCCCGCAGCGAAGGCGGTGATCGCCGCTTCGACAAGCCGCGGGCTCCGCGCGCAGACGGTGACCGCGCGCCGCGTCGCGAAGGCGGTGACCGTCCGTTCGGCGACAAGCCCCGCGGCAAGTCGTTCGGCGGCAAGCCCTCGGGTGGAAAATCCTTCGGCGAACGCTCCGGTGGCCCGCGTGGCGGCAAGCCAGGCGGTGGAAAACCCGGCGGACGTCCGGGTGGCGCTGGTCGCCCCGGTGGCGCTGGACGCCCGGCCGGTGGCGGCAAGCCGCGTGGCAGAGGAAACTAA
- a CDS encoding GNAT family N-acetyltransferase, with the protein MTISIREARPEDAETILRFITELAIYEKEPDAVEATVEMLQASLFGPGAITRAVICEKDGKPAGFAMWFYNYSTWQARKGLYLEDLYVTPDCRGSGAGKMLLKHLAKIAVEEGCGRFEWSVLDWNEPAIRVYESVGAEPMSEWTRYRLSGAALDSFAAD; encoded by the coding sequence ATGACCATCAGCATTCGTGAAGCCCGCCCGGAAGACGCCGAAACCATTCTGCGTTTCATCACCGAACTTGCCATCTACGAGAAGGAGCCCGACGCTGTCGAGGCGACGGTCGAGATGCTGCAGGCTTCGCTCTTCGGTCCCGGCGCGATCACCCGCGCGGTGATCTGCGAGAAGGATGGCAAGCCGGCGGGCTTTGCCATGTGGTTCTACAACTATTCCACCTGGCAGGCGCGCAAGGGACTTTACCTCGAAGATCTTTACGTCACCCCGGATTGCCGCGGTTCCGGCGCCGGCAAGATGCTCCTGAAGCATCTGGCAAAGATCGCCGTCGAGGAAGGCTGCGGCCGCTTCGAATGGAGCGTGCTCGACTGGAACGAACCGGCGATCCGCGTCTACGAATCGGTTGGCGCAGAGCCGATGTCCGAATGGACGCGCTACCGCCTGTCTGGCGCGGCACTCGATAGCTTCGCCGCCGACTGA
- the ileS gene encoding isoleucine--tRNA ligase — MTDTAEKIDYSSSLYLPQTEFPMRAGLPQKEPETVARWQKMGLYKKLRASAAGRDKFVLHDGPPYANGNIHIGHALNKILKDVINRSFQMRGFDANYVPGWDCHGLPIEWKIEEKYREKGQNKDEVPVNEFRQECRDFAAGWIQVQAEEFKRLGIEGDFDNPYTTMNFHAEARIAGELMKIAKLGQLYRGSKPVMWSVVERTALAEAEVEYADIESDMIWVKFPVTEGPDSLAGTFVVIWTTTPWTIPGNRAIAYSSRYAYGLYEVATAENDFGPQPGEKLIFAKRLADESAAKAKLTFNFVRDLEADELSSVTCAHPLHGLGGGYAFKVPLLDGDHVTDDAGTGFVHTAPSHGREDFDAWMDNARALEARGISSAIPFTVDDAGYFTADAHGFGPDAEGGAGRVIDDKGKKGDANDRVIKALIARHALFARGRLKHSYPHSWRSKKPVIFRNTPQWFVYMDKAFGDGTTLRSRALSAIDDTRFVPGAGQNRLRAMIEGRPDWVLSRQRAWGVPIAIFADDQGEILIDEAVNARILDAFELEGADAWFAEGAKDRFLGNDHDHAKWHQVMDILDVWFDSGSTHTFTLEDRPDLKWPADVYLEGSDQHRGWFHSSLLEACATRGRAPYNAVVTHGFTMDEKGEKMSKSKGNTVTPQEVMKDAGADILRLWVMTTDYWEDQRLGKTIIQTNIDAYRKLRNTIRWMLGTLAHDKGEEIAYAEMPELEKLMLHRLAELDQVVREGYDAFDFKKIARALIDFSNVELSAFYFDVRKDALYCDAPSSLRRRSALAVIRKLFDCLVLWLAPMVPFTTEEAWLSRKPDAVSVHLEQFPAIPAEWKNDALEAKWEKIRAVRTVVTGALEIERKDKRIGSSLEAAPVVHVADPELLKALEGQDFAEICITSGITVEATEGPADAFRLAEVAKVSVVPKLAEGQKCARSWRITTDVGSDALYPDVSARDAAALRELGFKA; from the coding sequence ATGACCGACACCGCTGAAAAGATCGACTATTCCTCGTCCCTTTATCTGCCGCAGACGGAGTTCCCGATGCGCGCAGGCCTGCCGCAGAAGGAGCCGGAAACGGTGGCCCGCTGGCAGAAGATGGGCCTTTACAAGAAGCTACGCGCGTCGGCTGCCGGCCGCGACAAGTTCGTGCTGCACGACGGTCCTCCCTACGCCAACGGCAACATCCACATCGGCCACGCGCTGAACAAGATCCTCAAGGACGTCATCAACCGCTCGTTCCAGATGCGCGGCTTCGACGCCAACTACGTGCCCGGTTGGGACTGCCACGGTCTGCCGATCGAGTGGAAGATCGAGGAGAAGTATCGCGAGAAGGGCCAGAACAAGGACGAGGTTCCTGTCAACGAGTTCCGCCAGGAATGCCGTGACTTCGCCGCCGGCTGGATCCAGGTCCAGGCCGAGGAGTTCAAGCGTCTCGGCATCGAGGGCGACTTCGACAATCCCTACACGACGATGAACTTCCACGCCGAAGCGCGCATCGCCGGCGAACTGATGAAGATCGCCAAGCTCGGCCAGCTCTATCGCGGCTCGAAGCCGGTCATGTGGTCGGTCGTCGAGCGCACGGCACTGGCCGAAGCCGAAGTCGAATACGCCGATATCGAAAGCGACATGATCTGGGTGAAGTTCCCGGTCACCGAAGGTCCCGACAGCCTTGCCGGCACCTTCGTCGTGATCTGGACGACCACGCCCTGGACCATCCCCGGCAACCGCGCCATCGCCTATTCCTCGCGTTATGCCTACGGTCTCTATGAGGTGGCGACCGCCGAGAACGACTTCGGTCCGCAGCCGGGCGAGAAGCTGATCTTTGCCAAGCGCCTGGCAGACGAGTCCGCCGCCAAGGCCAAGCTCACCTTCAACTTCGTTCGCGACCTTGAGGCCGACGAACTGTCGTCCGTGACCTGCGCCCATCCGCTGCACGGTCTGGGCGGTGGCTACGCCTTCAAGGTGCCGTTGCTCGACGGCGACCACGTCACCGACGATGCCGGCACCGGCTTCGTGCACACGGCCCCGAGCCACGGTCGCGAGGACTTTGACGCCTGGATGGACAATGCCCGCGCGCTCGAAGCCCGCGGCATCTCCTCGGCGATCCCGTTCACGGTCGACGACGCCGGCTACTTCACCGCTGACGCCCACGGCTTCGGCCCGGACGCCGAAGGTGGCGCCGGCCGCGTCATCGACGACAAGGGCAAGAAGGGCGACGCCAACGATCGCGTCATCAAGGCGCTGATCGCCCGCCACGCGCTCTTTGCCCGCGGCCGCCTGAAGCACTCCTATCCGCATTCCTGGCGCTCGAAGAAGCCGGTGATCTTCCGCAACACGCCGCAATGGTTCGTCTACATGGACAAGGCCTTCGGCGACGGCACGACGCTGCGTTCGCGCGCACTGTCTGCGATCGACGACACCCGCTTCGTTCCGGGTGCCGGCCAGAACCGTCTGCGCGCGATGATCGAAGGCCGTCCGGACTGGGTGCTCTCGCGCCAGCGCGCCTGGGGCGTGCCGATCGCGATCTTTGCCGACGACCAGGGCGAGATCCTGATCGACGAGGCCGTCAACGCCCGCATCCTCGATGCGTTCGAACTGGAAGGCGCCGATGCCTGGTTCGCCGAAGGCGCCAAGGATCGCTTCCTTGGCAACGACCACGATCATGCCAAGTGGCACCAGGTCATGGACATCCTCGACGTGTGGTTCGACAGCGGTTCGACCCACACCTTCACGCTCGAAGACCGTCCTGATCTGAAGTGGCCGGCCGACGTCTATCTCGAAGGTTCGGACCAGCATCGCGGCTGGTTCCATTCTTCGCTGCTCGAGGCCTGCGCCACGCGCGGCCGCGCACCCTACAACGCCGTTGTCACCCATGGCTTCACCATGGATGAGAAGGGCGAGAAGATGTCGAAGTCCAAGGGCAACACGGTCACCCCGCAAGAGGTGATGAAGGATGCGGGCGCCGACATCCTGCGCCTCTGGGTGATGACGACGGACTATTGGGAAGATCAGCGCCTCGGCAAGACGATCATCCAGACCAACATCGACGCCTATCGCAAGCTGCGCAACACGATCCGCTGGATGCTCGGCACGCTCGCCCACGACAAGGGCGAAGAGATTGCCTATGCCGAGATGCCGGAACTCGAAAAGCTGATGCTGCATCGCCTGGCCGAGCTCGACCAGGTCGTGCGCGAAGGCTACGACGCCTTCGACTTCAAGAAGATCGCCCGCGCGCTGATCGATTTCTCGAATGTCGAGCTCTCGGCCTTCTATTTCGACGTTCGCAAGGATGCGCTCTACTGCGACGCGCCGTCGAGCCTGCGCCGGCGCTCGGCTCTCGCCGTCATCCGCAAGCTCTTCGATTGCCTCGTGCTGTGGCTGGCGCCGATGGTGCCCTTCACCACGGAAGAGGCCTGGCTGTCGCGCAAGCCCGATGCGGTCTCGGTGCATCTCGAACAGTTCCCGGCGATCCCCGCGGAATGGAAGAACGATGCGCTCGAAGCCAAGTGGGAAAAGATCCGCGCGGTCCGCACCGTCGTCACCGGCGCGCTCGAGATCGAGCGCAAGGACAAGCGCATCGGCTCGTCGCTGGAGGCGGCACCGGTCGTCCACGTCGCCGATCCGGAGCTGTTGAAGGCGCTGGAAGGCCAGGACTTCGCCGAGATCTGCATCACCTCGGGGATCACCGTCGAAGCCACCGAAGGTCCGGCCGACGCGTTCCGCCTCGCCGAAGTGGCCAAGGTCAGCGTCGTGCCGAAACTTGCCGAAGGTCAGAAATGCGCCCGCTCCTGGCGGATCACGACCGACGTCGGTTCCGACGCACTCTACCCGGACGTTTCCGCCCGGGATGCCGCTGCCTTGCGCGAGCTTGGTTTCAAGGCTTAA
- a CDS encoding nucleoside deaminase → MAETTRFMDAALEEARKAAERGEVPIGAVVVFDGRIISRAGNRTRELNDVTAHAEIVAIREAAAVLKDERLTGADLYVTLEPCTMCAAAISFARIRRLYYGADDPKGGAVDSGVRFFGSPTCHHAPDVYSGLAEREAADILRDFFAGKR, encoded by the coding sequence ATGGCTGAGACGACACGCTTCATGGATGCGGCCCTTGAAGAGGCCCGCAAGGCTGCCGAACGCGGCGAAGTGCCGATCGGCGCCGTGGTGGTTTTCGACGGCCGGATCATCTCGCGCGCCGGCAATCGCACCCGCGAACTCAACGACGTGACCGCCCATGCGGAGATCGTCGCCATCCGCGAGGCTGCCGCCGTCCTCAAGGACGAAAGGCTGACGGGCGCCGATCTCTACGTCACGCTCGAACCCTGCACCATGTGCGCGGCGGCGATTTCGTTTGCGCGCATCCGCCGCCTCTATTACGGCGCCGACGATCCGAAGGGCGGCGCGGTCGACAGCGGCGTGCGTTTCTTCGGCTCGCCCACCTGCCACCATGCGCCCGATGTCTATTCGGGCCTCGCCGAGCGGGAAGCCGCCGATATCCTCAGGGATTTCTTTGCCGGCAAGCGGTGA
- the groL gene encoding chaperonin GroEL (60 kDa chaperone family; promotes refolding of misfolded polypeptides especially under stressful conditions; forms two stacked rings of heptamers to form a barrel-shaped 14mer; ends can be capped by GroES; misfolded proteins enter the barrel where they are refolded when GroES binds), with the protein MAAKEIKFGRTAREKMLRGVDILADAVKVTLGPKGRNVIIDKSFGAPRITKDGVSVAKEIELEDKFENMGAQMVREVASKTNDIAGDGTTTATVLAQAIVREGAKAVAAGMNPMDLKRGIDLAVGEVVKDLQAKAKKINTSEEVAQVGTISANGERQIGLDIAEAMQKVGNEGVITVEEAKTAETELEVVEGMQFDRGYLSPYFVTNPEKMVADLDDVFVLLHEKKLSNLQAMLPVLEAVVQTGKPLLIIAEDVEGEALATLVVNKLRGGLKIAAVKAPGFGDRRKAMLEDIAILTGGTVISEDLGIKLENVTLDMLGRAKKVSISKENTTIVDGSGQKSDIEGRVAQIKAQIEETTSDYDREKLQERLAKLAGGVAVIRVGGSTEVEVKEKKDRIDDALNATRAAVQEGIVPGGGVALLRSSVKITVKGVNDDQEAGINIVRRALQAPARQIAENAGDEASIVVGKILDKDQDNFGYNAQTGEYGDMIAMGIIDPVKVVRTALQDAASVAGLLVTTEAMIAELPKKDAPAGMPGGMGGMGGMDMM; encoded by the coding sequence ATGGCTGCAAAAGAAATCAAGTTCGGCCGCACCGCGCGCGAAAAGATGCTGCGTGGCGTCGACATCCTCGCTGACGCCGTAAAGGTCACGCTCGGCCCGAAGGGTCGTAACGTCATCATCGACAAGTCCTTCGGCGCTCCGCGCATCACCAAGGACGGCGTATCGGTCGCCAAGGAAATCGAACTCGAAGACAAGTTCGAAAACATGGGCGCCCAGATGGTCCGCGAAGTTGCTTCGAAGACCAACGACATCGCCGGCGACGGCACCACGACTGCAACCGTTCTGGCCCAGGCGATCGTTCGCGAAGGCGCCAAGGCTGTTGCTGCCGGCATGAACCCGATGGACCTGAAGCGCGGTATCGACCTCGCTGTCGGCGAAGTCGTCAAGGATCTCCAGGCCAAGGCCAAGAAGATCAACACTTCGGAAGAAGTTGCACAGGTCGGCACGATCTCGGCTAACGGCGAGCGTCAGATCGGCCTCGACATTGCTGAAGCAATGCAGAAGGTCGGCAACGAAGGCGTCATCACGGTTGAAGAAGCCAAGACCGCCGAAACCGAACTCGAAGTCGTCGAAGGCATGCAGTTCGACCGCGGCTACCTGTCGCCCTACTTCGTCACCAACCCGGAAAAGATGGTCGCTGACCTCGACGACGTCTTCGTTCTCCTCCACGAGAAGAAGCTCTCGAACCTGCAGGCCATGCTCCCGGTTCTCGAAGCTGTCGTTCAGACCGGCAAGCCGCTGCTCATCATCGCTGAAGACGTCGAAGGCGAAGCTCTTGCTACGCTCGTCGTTAACAAGCTGCGTGGCGGCCTCAAGATCGCTGCTGTCAAGGCTCCGGGCTTCGGCGATCGCCGCAAGGCCATGCTCGAAGACATCGCCATCCTGACCGGTGGTACCGTGATCTCGGAAGACCTCGGCATCAAGCTCGAAAACGTCACGCTCGACATGCTCGGCCGTGCGAAGAAGGTTTCGATCTCCAAGGAAAACACGACGATCGTCGACGGTTCCGGCCAGAAGAGCGACATCGAAGGCCGCGTTGCCCAGATCAAGGCTCAGATCGAAGAAACCACTTCTGACTACGACCGCGAAAAGCTGCAGGAACGTCTTGCCAAGCTCGCTGGCGGCGTTGCCGTGATCCGCGTTGGCGGCTCGACGGAAGTTGAAGTCAAGGAAAAGAAGGACCGCATCGACGACGCTCTCAACGCGACGCGCGCTGCTGTTCAGGAAGGCATCGTACCGGGCGGCGGCGTTGCCCTGCTGCGTTCTTCCGTCAAGATCACCGTCAAGGGTGTCAACGACGACCAGGAAGCCGGCATCAACATCGTTCGTCGCGCTCTGCAGGCTCCGGCCCGCCAGATCGCAGAGAACGCTGGTGACGAAGCTTCGATCGTTGTCGGCAAGATCCTCGACAAGGACCAGGACAACTTCGGCTACAACGCCCAGACCGGCGAATACGGCGACATGATTGCCATGGGCATCATCGACCCGGTCAAGGTCGTTCGCACCGCCCTTCAGGACGCAGCTTCGGTTGCTGGCCTCCTCGTCACGACGGAAGCCATGATTGCCGAACTGCCGAAGAAGGACGCCCCGGCTGGCATGCCTGGCGGCATGGGCGGCATGGGCGGCATGGACATGATGTGA
- the groES gene encoding co-chaperone GroES → MASTNFRPLHDRVVVRRVESEEKTKGGIIIPDTAKEKPQEGEIVAVGSGARDESGKVVALDVKAGDRVLFGKWSGTEVKINGEDLLIMKEADIMGIIG, encoded by the coding sequence ATGGCAAGCACCAACTTCCGCCCGCTGCACGACCGCGTTGTCGTTCGCCGCGTCGAGTCTGAAGAGAAGACCAAGGGCGGGATCATCATTCCGGACACCGCCAAGGAAAAGCCGCAGGAAGGCGAAATCGTCGCCGTCGGTTCGGGCGCCCGTGACGAAAGCGGCAAGGTTGTCGCTCTCGACGTCAAGGCTGGCGACCGCGTTCTGTTCGGCAAGTGGTCGGGCACCGAAGTCAAGATCAACGGCGAAGACCTTCTGATCATGAAGGAAGCCGACATCATGGGCATCATCGGCTGA
- a CDS encoding bifunctional riboflavin kinase/FAD synthetase has translation MTVFHRNETRDPLPEHLRGGVVAIGNFDGVHRGHQSVLNRALEEAKSRGVPALVLTFEPHPRTVFRPDTPVFRLTPAPLKARILEGMGFGAVIEYPFDRTFSQLSASDFIHRILLEWLHASHVVTGFDFHFGKGREGGPAFLMAAGGDNGFGVTLVDAFRDENASVISSSYVRALLGEGDVAQAAGMLGYRYLVEAEVIGGKKLGRELGFPTANMRLAPEVELRPGIYAVRFRRADGSLYDGVASFGRRPTVDSDGEPLLETFVFDFSGDLYGEVCAVTFFGHLRDELKFDGLDALVAQIRQDEAEARALLSGVTPLGDIDRRLNFAR, from the coding sequence ATGACGGTTTTTCATCGCAACGAGACCCGTGATCCGCTTCCGGAGCACTTGCGCGGCGGTGTCGTCGCCATCGGCAATTTCGACGGCGTGCACCGTGGTCACCAGTCGGTTCTCAATCGGGCGCTGGAAGAGGCGAAGTCGCGCGGCGTGCCGGCGCTCGTGCTCACTTTCGAACCGCATCCGCGAACCGTCTTCCGCCCGGACACGCCTGTCTTCCGGCTGACGCCGGCGCCGTTGAAGGCGCGCATCCTCGAAGGCATGGGCTTCGGCGCCGTCATCGAATATCCCTTCGATCGCACCTTCTCGCAGCTTTCCGCGTCGGACTTCATCCATCGCATCCTGCTCGAATGGCTCCATGCCTCGCATGTGGTGACCGGTTTCGACTTTCATTTCGGCAAGGGTCGCGAGGGTGGCCCTGCGTTTCTGATGGCGGCGGGCGGCGATAACGGATTTGGCGTGACGCTGGTCGACGCCTTCCGTGATGAAAATGCGTCCGTCATCTCGTCGAGCTACGTCCGCGCGTTGCTCGGCGAGGGCGATGTCGCGCAGGCCGCCGGCATGCTCGGCTACCGTTATCTCGTCGAAGCCGAGGTGATTGGCGGCAAGAAGCTCGGCCGCGAACTCGGTTTTCCCACCGCCAATATGCGGCTCGCGCCCGAGGTGGAGCTTCGGCCCGGCATTTATGCCGTGCGTTTCCGTCGCGCCGACGGCTCGCTCTACGACGGCGTCGCGAGCTTCGGCCGCCGGCCGACAGTCGACAGCGACGGCGAGCCGCTGCTCGAAACCTTCGTCTTCGATTTCTCCGGCGATCTCTATGGCGAGGTCTGCGCCGTCACCTTCTTCGGTCACCTGCGCGACGAACTGAAATTCGATGGCCTCGATGCGCTCGTTGCGCAGATCCGTCAGGACGAGGCCGAAGCCCGCGCGCTGCTTTCCGGCGTCACGCCGCTCGGCGACATCGACCGCAGGCTCAACTTCGCCCGATAA